One window of Botrimarina mediterranea genomic DNA carries:
- the aroH gene encoding chorismate mutase has translation MPCRGVRGATTVEANEREAILTATRQLLALLIRRNGIERADIASVIFTVTKDINAEFPALAARQLGLSGVPLLCGYEIDVPGSLELCIRILVHWNTEKTAAEVHHVYARGAERLRPDLESPPEIDLAELEAWITKQMGGGV, from the coding sequence ATGCCTTGCCGCGGTGTAAGAGGCGCCACCACTGTCGAAGCCAACGAGCGGGAGGCGATCCTCACCGCCACCCGCCAACTGCTGGCCCTACTGATCCGCCGTAACGGAATCGAGCGCGCGGACATCGCCAGCGTGATCTTCACCGTCACCAAGGACATTAACGCCGAGTTCCCCGCCCTCGCTGCCCGGCAGCTCGGCTTGTCGGGAGTCCCTCTCCTGTGCGGGTACGAGATCGACGTCCCCGGCTCGCTGGAACTGTGCATCCGGATCCTCGTCCACTGGAACACCGAGAAGACGGCCGCCGAAGTTCACCACGTCTACGCCCGCGGCGCCGAACGCCTGCGGCCCGACCTCGAATCGCCTCCCGAGATCGACCTGGCGGAGCTCGAAGCCTGGATCACCAAACAAATGGGCGGCGGCGTTTAG
- a CDS encoding CRTAC1 family protein, which yields MMQLRFVSPLRALTVAISLLGVMEPTLAATFSEQGASILWGANYAGRSVSLADIDNDGDLDMYFQGSTSSDRQLWRNNLTEMGSLTFTNVTASRLPSGSLSNSWSAGWADYDGDGFVDVFVGQTNSGSTRGSLLKNDGDEFSKITSSFVGLNDPGFHQNVGWADINNDKRLDLIIGMEGPERHEIYLQGASGQFTPTGQDAGFQVAYGTKGYGLAMGDYDGDGDLDVYISTCRAGGNIRNNFFKNMLTETGSLSFVDIADTNGTQFMGNSYGTEFVDFDNDGRLDLYMTGADGSDTKIWRNDGNDQFTDVDTILGRKLLNNMNGEDLNGSKAVDYDNDGDLDLYFHDNLASGGNHRLYRNDGNWEFTNVTAIEGLNTTGDGSPVGAGAYDSAWGDLDRDGDQDLVHPNNSTYGGSIPTPERVYISDASTNGNHWLYIELEGPSWNTTGLGSTIYATIDEGVLEGETLRREANTNIGTFNQSDLPVHFGLADATVVEELLIVWPDGSKQGLQSVAADQYLTVTFLPGDYSGDGVVDAADYTVWRDGLGDQFVQSDYDVWLANYGSPLVSRATSTVPEPVGLAAALLGVIAIARRPRKRA from the coding sequence ATGATGCAGTTGCGATTCGTCTCCCCCCTTCGGGCCCTCACGGTCGCCATCTCTCTTCTGGGCGTGATGGAGCCGACGTTGGCGGCCACGTTCTCAGAGCAGGGCGCCTCGATCTTATGGGGCGCGAATTACGCCGGACGCAGCGTATCCCTCGCCGACATCGACAACGACGGCGACTTGGACATGTATTTCCAAGGCTCAACGTCGTCCGATCGGCAACTCTGGCGCAATAATCTGACCGAGATGGGGTCGCTAACGTTCACGAACGTCACCGCGAGCAGGCTCCCCTCTGGAAGCCTCTCGAACTCCTGGAGCGCGGGCTGGGCTGACTACGATGGCGACGGCTTTGTCGATGTGTTCGTCGGGCAGACCAATAGCGGAAGCACCCGAGGTTCACTCCTCAAGAACGATGGAGATGAGTTCTCGAAAATCACGAGCAGCTTTGTCGGGCTCAACGACCCCGGCTTTCACCAGAACGTCGGCTGGGCGGACATCAACAACGACAAGCGCCTCGATCTCATTATCGGGATGGAAGGTCCTGAGCGGCACGAAATCTATCTGCAAGGCGCGTCCGGACAGTTCACGCCCACCGGCCAGGACGCCGGCTTTCAGGTCGCCTACGGCACCAAGGGCTACGGCCTCGCGATGGGCGACTACGACGGCGACGGCGACCTCGATGTCTACATTTCGACCTGCCGAGCCGGCGGAAACATCCGCAACAACTTCTTCAAGAACATGCTCACTGAGACGGGTTCGCTTAGCTTCGTCGATATAGCCGACACGAACGGCACGCAGTTCATGGGCAACAGTTACGGCACGGAGTTCGTGGATTTCGACAACGACGGGCGACTCGACCTCTACATGACCGGCGCCGACGGCAGCGACACTAAGATCTGGCGCAATGACGGGAACGATCAATTCACCGATGTCGACACCATCCTCGGTCGCAAGCTCCTCAACAACATGAATGGTGAGGACCTCAACGGCAGCAAAGCGGTCGATTACGACAACGACGGTGACCTCGACCTCTACTTCCACGACAACTTGGCATCAGGAGGCAACCATCGGCTGTACCGCAATGACGGCAACTGGGAGTTCACCAACGTCACCGCGATCGAGGGATTGAACACAACTGGAGATGGGTCCCCCGTAGGCGCCGGCGCCTACGACAGCGCCTGGGGAGACCTCGACCGCGACGGCGACCAGGACCTCGTCCACCCCAACAACTCGACCTACGGCGGCAGCATCCCTACGCCCGAACGCGTCTACATCAGCGACGCCTCCACCAACGGCAATCACTGGCTCTATATCGAACTCGAGGGCCCGTCGTGGAACACCACGGGCCTTGGCTCGACGATCTATGCGACGATCGACGAGGGCGTTCTTGAGGGCGAGACCCTCCGCCGTGAAGCCAACACCAACATCGGCACCTTCAACCAGAGCGACCTCCCCGTCCACTTCGGCCTCGCCGACGCCACCGTCGTCGAGGAACTGCTAATTGTCTGGCCCGACGGCTCGAAGCAGGGCCTCCAATCGGTCGCCGCCGACCAGTACCTCACCGTCACGTTTCTGCCGGGTGACTACAGCGGCGACGGCGTCGTCGATGCGGCCGACTACACCGTCTGGCGTGACGGCCTCGGAGATCAGTTCGTCCAATCCGACTACGACGTCTGGCTAGCCAATTACGGCAGCCCGCTAGTGTCCAGGGCGACCTCCACGGTCCCCGAGCCGGTGGGCTTGGCGGCAGCCCTGCTCGGCGTCATCGCAATCGCCAGACGGCCCAGAAAGCGGGCGTGA